The following coding sequences are from one Candidatus Eremiobacterota bacterium window:
- a CDS encoding alginate lyase family protein: MRTPPLPETDFRPDRILFTRDIFSCNDFTTRASPGPGGKGRFSSPEGPLVITFDIDGGILEGIDCLKLAVTNRGAREIRAGMRIEEAGGAVHLSGDSEPVAGESTAELLFPRESFGILGTPGGWQGASRLRLIFAGEKHSLEKSPLEVIIASLSGMAREQRQGPRLTSAGLRKSLALKRGNLSFPALPPPFCPGDAGLGVPPPLPCPLEEHRRLLKGTFMGLKLPGPWEWKKLRGGEYEVLHFLHRHHFVKSLLEVFAKTENDSIIVVLDRLLRRWINAYPVPLDSNGGASPQWETLSAAWRLKEWLWAAGIAWSHRSFRESTKKLMLRSFWEHCRHLADHRGHPGNWRIVEASALALGGLALPLFREAESWAATGTDWLLEEMERQFLDDGAHYELSPLYQAICLDSALEVLISTGARGKTLPRRFSETLEKGYDYLASMARPDFTWPSLNDSWGYEYDFCPSLERAGKILGRRDFLFIGSRGHAGEPPQVKNRLFPTAGLASLRSGHDGGSLHLIFRSGPPGVSHSHNDVLSLDLSAHGERILIDPGISRYTPGPMTDYYRSALSHTSLSIDGLERQASRMCFNERKGRSDARLCQAPLYAAASGTALLPSSGAGEVLVRRTVIFVREAYWIIADQYSGTGLHEIVTGWKWRPGPLVIDREKLSVKAPGIAGHTFTLIALPGAIKLSMDCEEGVASPPRGWAALRGTDRPAPSLRFRALASLPVSLLWLLLPFEPSGEACREDMADGSLKISFAAETGSREEFITYPPFSP; the protein is encoded by the coding sequence ATGCGCACTCCGCCCCTTCCCGAGACAGACTTTCGCCCTGACAGAATACTTTTCACCAGAGATATTTTTTCCTGCAATGATTTCACCACGAGGGCATCTCCCGGCCCCGGCGGGAAAGGGCGCTTTTCCTCCCCGGAAGGTCCCCTCGTGATTACTTTCGACATAGATGGCGGGATCCTTGAAGGGATTGACTGCCTGAAGCTCGCCGTGACGAACAGAGGCGCCAGGGAGATCAGGGCCGGCATGAGAATTGAGGAAGCCGGCGGAGCGGTCCACCTTTCAGGGGACAGCGAGCCGGTAGCAGGGGAGAGCACCGCAGAGCTTTTATTTCCCCGCGAGTCCTTCGGCATCCTTGGCACCCCCGGAGGATGGCAGGGAGCCTCCAGGCTCAGGCTGATCTTTGCCGGGGAAAAGCACTCCCTTGAAAAAAGCCCCCTGGAAGTGATTATTGCCTCCCTTTCAGGCATGGCGCGGGAACAGCGACAAGGGCCAAGGCTCACAAGCGCTGGCCTCAGGAAAAGCCTTGCACTGAAGAGAGGTAATCTCTCATTCCCCGCATTGCCGCCTCCATTCTGCCCGGGTGACGCCGGCCTTGGCGTTCCCCCACCCCTCCCCTGCCCTCTTGAAGAGCATCGAAGACTTCTCAAAGGGACTTTCATGGGCTTGAAGCTGCCCGGTCCCTGGGAGTGGAAAAAGCTCCGGGGCGGTGAATATGAGGTGCTCCACTTTCTTCACCGCCATCACTTCGTGAAGAGCCTTCTTGAAGTATTCGCGAAAACAGAGAATGATTCAATCATCGTGGTCCTTGACAGGCTGCTTCGCCGGTGGATAAATGCATACCCCGTGCCGCTTGACTCAAACGGCGGCGCGAGCCCCCAGTGGGAGACTCTCTCGGCGGCATGGCGCCTTAAGGAGTGGCTCTGGGCAGCGGGAATCGCCTGGAGCCACAGGAGCTTCAGGGAGTCCACGAAAAAGCTGATGCTGCGCTCCTTCTGGGAGCATTGCCGCCATCTGGCGGACCACAGGGGGCACCCCGGCAACTGGCGCATCGTCGAGGCCTCGGCCCTGGCCCTCGGAGGGCTGGCCCTCCCCCTGTTCCGGGAGGCTGAATCCTGGGCCGCCACAGGCACGGACTGGCTTCTGGAAGAGATGGAGCGCCAGTTTCTTGACGACGGCGCCCATTACGAGCTCTCGCCTCTTTACCAGGCCATATGCCTTGACAGCGCCCTCGAGGTCCTGATCTCCACCGGCGCCCGGGGGAAGACTCTCCCCCGCCGGTTTTCCGAAACGCTGGAAAAAGGCTACGATTATCTCGCCTCCATGGCGCGGCCCGATTTTACCTGGCCCTCCCTGAACGACTCCTGGGGCTATGAATACGATTTCTGCCCCTCACTTGAGAGGGCGGGCAAGATCCTGGGGCGGCGGGATTTTCTTTTCATCGGCTCCCGGGGTCATGCCGGTGAGCCGCCGCAGGTGAAAAACCGACTGTTTCCAACGGCAGGCCTTGCCTCACTGCGCTCAGGCCATGACGGCGGTTCCCTCCACCTGATATTCCGCTCAGGGCCTCCCGGCGTCTCCCACAGCCACAACGATGTGCTCTCCCTCGACCTCAGTGCCCATGGCGAAAGGATCCTTATCGATCCGGGAATCTCCCGCTACACTCCCGGCCCCATGACGGACTATTACAGAAGCGCTCTTTCCCACACCTCCCTTTCCATTGACGGCCTGGAGCGCCAGGCCTCCAGGATGTGCTTCAACGAGAGAAAAGGCAGGAGCGACGCAAGGCTTTGCCAGGCCCCCCTGTACGCCGCGGCCTCCGGGACGGCTCTCCTCCCTTCCTCCGGCGCCGGGGAAGTCCTCGTGAGGAGGACCGTCATTTTTGTGAGGGAGGCATACTGGATAATTGCCGACCAATACAGCGGCACAGGTCTGCATGAGATCGTGACAGGCTGGAAATGGAGGCCCGGCCCCCTGGTCATTGACCGTGAGAAGCTTTCAGTGAAAGCCCCGGGCATTGCCGGGCACACCTTCACCCTCATCGCGCTTCCCGGCGCCATAAAGCTCTCCATGGACTGCGAGGAAGGGGTGGCGAGCCCGCCGCGCGGGTGGGCCGCTCTCAGGGGCACTGACAGGCCGGCGCCTTCCCTGAGGTTCAGAGCCCTTGCGTCCCTGCCTGTGTCCCTGCTGTGGCTTCTTCTTCCCTTTGAACCATCCGGAGAGGCATGCCGCGAGGATATGGCCGATGGCTCCCTGAAGATATCCTTTGCCGCTGAAACAGGCAGCAGGGAGGAGTTTATCACCTACCCGCCTTTTTCCCCGTAA
- a CDS encoding radical SAM protein codes for MKNRKVLLIEPPFYRLHSEHYGLWALPLWMGYLAGAVTRKARWECRLFNADYVKDRRSFDVEHLTGEGFSRYVRLLGDMSAPQWDEIRELIAREKPGIVGVSVKSPSLASAKAVARSVKAVGKAIVTVAGGPHATAAPGELLGDGLFDFCIAGEGEKAFVSLLEALGSGESAASLKSVVAIHDGSLHASPREAIEEDLDALGFPHEALEETLLGYQHYGADAFSHLMASRGCPRRCFFCGSRQVWGTRVRCRSPRHVVSELRALKALGIRHFHFDDDTFGVSPRYLKDLCSAINEGLPGISWGCETHVSLVDKENLVAMKKAGCTVIQIGIESGSDTMLRGMNKGFTAEEALRACGLIRDMGIRLEAFFMAGLPGETEEMLGETISMVRSLECDKVIYSIFTPYRGTEAYNYCREKGLIGDRYDPSLHSHQSPLNCFSGSMTLERFRERARELESIVAEKNRYGAYVKASPPDPSPSAPR; via the coding sequence ATGAAGAATCGCAAGGTGCTCCTGATAGAGCCGCCTTTTTACCGCCTGCACAGCGAGCATTACGGCCTCTGGGCCCTTCCCCTCTGGATGGGATACCTTGCAGGGGCCGTCACCAGGAAGGCCCGGTGGGAATGCCGTCTTTTCAATGCCGATTATGTGAAGGACCGGCGCAGCTTTGACGTGGAGCACCTCACGGGGGAGGGATTTTCCCGCTACGTGAGGCTGCTTGGCGACATGAGCGCTCCACAATGGGATGAGATAAGGGAGCTGATTGCCAGGGAAAAGCCAGGCATTGTCGGCGTATCGGTGAAGTCGCCTTCCCTTGCCTCTGCAAAGGCCGTGGCGCGGTCCGTGAAGGCCGTCGGCAAGGCCATTGTCACCGTGGCGGGGGGACCCCATGCCACAGCGGCGCCCGGCGAACTTCTCGGTGACGGCCTCTTTGACTTCTGTATCGCCGGCGAGGGGGAGAAGGCTTTTGTCTCGCTGCTTGAGGCCCTGGGCTCAGGGGAAAGCGCCGCCTCCCTCAAATCCGTGGTGGCCATCCATGATGGCTCTCTTCATGCCTCCCCGCGGGAAGCCATTGAAGAAGACCTCGATGCTCTTGGCTTTCCTCACGAGGCGCTTGAAGAGACACTGCTTGGATATCAGCATTATGGCGCTGATGCCTTCAGCCATCTCATGGCTTCCAGGGGGTGCCCCCGCCGCTGTTTTTTCTGCGGCTCCCGGCAGGTCTGGGGCACCAGGGTGAGGTGCCGGTCGCCGCGCCATGTAGTGAGCGAGCTGCGGGCGCTGAAGGCACTGGGCATCCGGCATTTTCACTTTGATGATGACACTTTCGGCGTAAGCCCGCGATACCTCAAGGATCTCTGCAGTGCCATCAATGAAGGCCTTCCCGGCATTTCATGGGGATGCGAGACCCACGTGAGCCTCGTGGACAAGGAGAATCTCGTGGCTATGAAAAAGGCGGGCTGCACCGTCATCCAGATCGGGATAGAATCGGGAAGCGACACCATGCTTCGCGGGATGAACAAGGGATTTACGGCGGAAGAGGCCCTCAGGGCCTGCGGCCTCATAAGGGATATGGGCATAAGGCTTGAGGCCTTTTTCATGGCGGGCCTTCCCGGCGAGACAGAGGAGATGCTTGGTGAGACCATCAGCATGGTGAGAAGCCTTGAATGCGACAAGGTCATCTACAGCATCTTCACTCCTTACAGGGGCACCGAAGCCTACAATTACTGCAGGGAAAAAGGGCTTATAGGCGACAGGTACGATCCCTCCCTCCACAGCCACCAGAGCCCCCTGAACTGCTTCAGCGGCTCCATGACCCTGGAGAGATTCAGGGAGCGCGCCCGGGAGCTTGAATCTATCGTAGCTGAGAAGAACAGATATGGGGCTTACGTGAAAGCCAGCCCTCCAGATCCTTCACCATCTGCTCCCCGATGA
- a CDS encoding histidine phosphatase family protein yields MSALYIARHQETEANREELVLGASDSPLTDEGRKGALQLSRMLRGRGIALIISSPLRRAEATARVIAEICGAPFSIDGDYGELSCGSWEGRPRREILPAGGPLRSAWADAPPGGESFEDAAGRIARVLERALFYRKRHTVLMVGHGAANQLLLALFMGLDRDPHRFPLQPSSLVYFFEGFSPLKAKWLDAGGASGEGLVVPQ; encoded by the coding sequence ATGTCAGCCCTTTATATCGCAAGGCATCAGGAGACAGAGGCCAACCGTGAAGAGCTTGTGCTGGGGGCTTCAGACTCGCCTCTCACTGATGAAGGCCGCAAAGGGGCGCTGCAGCTTTCCAGAATGCTCAGGGGCAGGGGAATTGCCCTCATCATCTCATCTCCCCTCAGAAGGGCCGAGGCAACTGCCAGGGTTATTGCGGAGATCTGCGGTGCCCCTTTCAGCATTGATGGAGACTATGGCGAGCTTTCATGCGGCTCATGGGAGGGACGCCCCCGCAGAGAGATACTCCCCGCGGGAGGGCCCCTCAGGAGTGCCTGGGCTGATGCGCCTCCCGGCGGCGAGAGTTTTGAAGATGCGGCAGGGCGGATCGCAAGAGTGCTGGAGAGAGCACTCTTTTACAGGAAAAGGCATACGGTGCTCATGGTGGGCCATGGCGCGGCGAACCAGCTTCTGCTGGCGCTCTTTATGGGACTGGACCGCGATCCTCACCGCTTTCCCCTGCAGCCCTCCAGCCTCGTGTATTTTTTTGAGGGATTCTCTCCGTTGAAAGCAAAGTGGCTTGATGCCGGCGGCGCTTCGGGAGAAGGGCTGGTGGTGCCTCAATGA